CACTGAGCACGATGGCATCGACGTGACGCACCGAGTTGATGGGATCGAGCAGATCGGTCTCGCGGGTGCCGGGTGCACCACCGCGGCAGTCGACGGCACCGATGGTTCCCGGCGGTGTCAGAACGACAGTTGTTCCAGTGGCCCACCCCGAACCGAGGTTCGCATCGGAATCGATTTTGTGGTGATGGCCGACGCGAATTCCGGCGACATCCGTGATCGCACCCATGGTCATGACCTGCCCATGATTCCGAGCACCAGATACTCCTGCAGCACCGTCAGCCACTGATACACGTCGAGATGTCCCGCCATCGGATGTTCAGGCGGCAGTTCGCCAGGGCCATCCTGCGCGACGCCGAGCATGGTGCCTAGTGCGAGCCGCATGTCGTTGACCGCGGCCGCCCAGGCGTGAGCGTCATCTTCGCTGAGTTCGAACTTGCCGCCGTGTTGCGGCACCGTGTCCAACAATCGTTGTGCCGCTTCACGTTTGGCTTCGATGATCGCCGGTTCGTGCAGGCTGCGCAGCGCACTGTTGAGACTCTCGGCGGGGCCGGAGCCGGCCGGATGATCGGTTTGCGGTCGGAAGAAGTCCGGTAGCAGCCGCTTCATCGTCTCATCCTGCGGAGGCGACGAGTGGCCGGTCCGCATTCCGGTTATCTCTTCGAGTTCATCAGCGGGAGAGGACGATTCGCGGTCGTCGAGCATTCCGACCATCGACGTCGCCAGGTTCTGCAGCAGCGACACCTCGTGAGCGGCCAGGGCCGATCGGAAGCGCGGGCCGTCGGCGGTGTCGACCCGTTTCCATTTGCGCACAGTCGGATCAGCGGTCCTGCTGCAGGGTCGCCCACAGGCCCGCGGCGTGCAGCTTGGACACGTCGACCTCCATCGACTCCCGGCTGCCCGCCGACACCACGGCCTTACCCTCGGTGTGCACCTGCATCATGAGCTTGGTCGCGTGCGGCTCGGTGTAGCCGAAGAGCTTCTGGAAGACGTACGTCACGTATGTCATCAGATTGACCGGGTCGTCCCAGACCAGGGTCACCCACGGGCTATCCGTCGCATCGAGAGTGGCGACGTCCCGTTCCTCGCGAGTTCCCGGTCGGGCCTTCGCCGGCGTAACCATGTGGACAAGGATAGCGAGACAGTCGGGTCATGCGTCCGCCGGATCGTGCTGATCGCACCGGGGGGCCGCAACACGCGTGCCCGACCATTTGAGTCGAGGCAGCGGCCGCCCAGCCGATACGGTTGCGGTGTGGTCCCGGGGTCTACGGCGTTACTCACCGACAAGTACGAGTTGACGATGCTCGCCGCCGCCCTGCGCGACGGGACCGCACACCGCC
The sequence above is drawn from the Mycobacterium gallinarum genome and encodes:
- a CDS encoding DUF2017 domain-containing protein → MRKWKRVDTADGPRFRSALAAHEVSLLQNLATSMVGMLDDRESSSPADELEEITGMRTGHSSPPQDETMKRLLPDFFRPQTDHPAGSGPAESLNSALRSLHEPAIIEAKREAAQRLLDTVPQHGGKFELSEDDAHAWAAAVNDMRLALGTMLGVAQDGPGELPPEHPMAGHLDVYQWLTVLQEYLVLGIMGRS
- the clpS gene encoding ATP-dependent Clp protease adapter ClpS, which encodes MVTPAKARPGTREERDVATLDATDSPWVTLVWDDPVNLMTYVTYVFQKLFGYTEPHATKLMMQVHTEGKAVVSAGSRESMEVDVSKLHAAGLWATLQQDR